Within the Mustela lutreola isolate mMusLut2 chromosome 2, mMusLut2.pri, whole genome shotgun sequence genome, the region aaaaaaaaaaaactaagaatatttaaatctgttggcaAACATGTTGTATGCTTAACTGATTcacaaatttgccatctaaagaattctgttgtaacagttcacaacaggttaatacttaactgactagagactgaggtgtttctaagagtacaaaattctgctaactgtaactaagactgatggaaataaggggaAAAACTCTGTATGTGGAAAAGTAGGAGATACATAAGAAAGATACAAAGAATGGAAATGCATTTTTGTTGAAAGTAAAAggtaaatgagatggttgtttggaaagaaatggcttgggacaaaatctAAATGTAAAGGAAAGTTAGTGAAAGGTTcatgaagggaaatcttcagaaaaagagTTTTAGGTATGCTCAGGAAAAACTAAGATTGaaatgagtgggttttttttttttaagattttatttatttatttgacagagagagagagatcacaagtagtcagagaggcaggcagagagaggggtaagcaggctccctgttgagcagagagcccgatgtggggctcgatcccaggaccttgagatcacgacttgagacaaaggcagaggcttaacccactgagccacccaggcaccccaatcagtgggttttaaaggtacattggtataAGATTAAAATTCTATCCATTCAAAAAGacagttttcttaaattaatctgctgttaagtagaaaatataaacagTTGCTTCTTTTTTGCCTGTCCAGAAAAACCATTTTCCACATTTTGCCTATATCAGGTCTTTAACATCTCTAATTGTATTTAGGCATGtgatttaaaactttctaagattttaacaAGTTTTGACAATATTTAAATTGTAATTGAAATCTCTAACTCATTatgcttttccttggtatgctgAGTTACTCAGGAAGTACTGCTAAGcaaatgataaaccttgggttacactTGGGTAAATGGTACAACTATTCTAGAGGTTttatgcatttcctaaagttttaatgttttgataaggtcatcacttgatattttaATTACTGAAGGGTTTGTGTCAATGGGTCACAGGATAACTGAGTTTCCTTGTCTACAGTATCATAGTGAATTTTCTAATCAGATCATTAACAATCCATTTCTAagtttattttgtcatttataattgttttaattctcttgtaaaatgagtttcacCTTAAAGGAGATTCATATAAAGTACTTTCAGGACAAACACAGGTATTCAATATCTTTAAGATCATAACTGAAATGAgtaaaaatttccagaactaactaaaacTGTATtcaaactaaaccagaattagcaacatgggactaaatgaaccaaaagattatagtgttgtgactctttttttttaaatttttttaaaatttttattaacatataatgtattattaggcccaggggaacaggtctgtgaatcccaggtttacacacttcacagcactcaccatagcacattagTGTTGTGACTCTTGTTTGGAACATTGCCGGTTCTCTGCTTGCTCTTCCACACTAAGGAAAATTTTACTTATCTGtgacttacagaaatgtaaaaatattaatttgaaaacaaatcaaagcattcaacttttctctctatctgaaccctctgaaactcaaaaggtctcagtaaatattcttttttccatgacaatcagtcatttgcataaattcaaaaagaatctgttctccttgtaacaggacaccattgggaaaaatgggttattttaccaaggctttgactcgAATGTCATATTTGAGGAAGATAttcatagactcagatatgaccagacagctttaaggagctaaggttgactttatgaaacctggagccataaagacccttggaactgttggcctgtaCCTTGCTTACAGGGCTCCCAGCAGTcttcaccaggtgagtaaagaaggTCACTTCCTgggcaggtgcaggaacctcaggatacttTGGGAACCTCATGAAGAGGAATCTGCCCAAATCTACAGGTATTGCAGGTATGTCTGAGGGCAAGtacttggcttggcttctggcctggagaggctacttaaaagttcaacctagagattccttataagaagttccagcaaagcagattctaaaagatctacatgatcactcactgttcttgctgatctCATGAAAATAATTAGGCCAATTCTGTttaaactggacttgtttttcaagcCCTAacttggctatctctggaaatgagggttattttagagagaaaaattgtgttTCATTAAGACAGCTTTGTGGATgtaaaattctagatttgattgtctttaaatgtttactgTTTACCTAACCTAGACAATTGGAGGTAAAGTTCAGAGAAGTTGCATAATAGCTCATTTAGACAATCTTCTTACTTTTTATTCTGTGTGGATAATAATAGGACCCCATGGCACATGATTAAGCAACTAGAAAATGGGATCAATTCCCCAACAATTGTATAACTATCACCTTGGCCAATTCTATGTCACTAAGATAATGAAATTACCTAAAAGCCAGAAGCATACCCCAACCCACAGGGCTATgaacttgtggagataatggatgatcccactttctttatgattggattggatgatgcatgtgggactccccttatctcttgacaagtttacTCCTATTTGCCAATGATCCTTTGCAATTAGggtattgttaaggctggaccactcaaagggctTCTTAATGGTTTCaccccttagtcatatttatcctagaagccaCATTTACTGGGGTACAATTGCAAATAAAGGCTTTAGCTGAGCATATAACAGCCCTCCTCATACAAGGAGCCTCAGAGCTCACTATGGGACCATGACTACAATGACCTCACATCAGGTCCAAAGTGTCTTGGAAACcgaaggccaccaatggatgatggaggtcAACTTACTAAATACTGGGATATAtttacagatatgccagaaataatacttaaaacttgtcaaactttaaacctagttacccaCATGCCTGAACCTGACAATTGTACTtatttctctatagagcaaaactgttcagagattattaatcttGCTTACTCTAgttggccagatttaagatgcccctattaaaaatacaaatgacagttggtttactGATGACAATAGTTCTcataaaaaaaactaagaaaatctggGTATGCCATAGttctcactagcactttgcaattccaaaagccttaaaaattaatattaatactgactccaaatatgctttcctagtCCTACATGTCCATGGAGAAATTCAGAAGAAAAGGCGATTATTATCAAGCCATACCTCCACAATCAAATACAGGCCTAAAATTATTACTCTTAAAGCTGTACACCTACCTAAGGAGATAGTTGTAATTCACTTGAAAGGATGTCAAATGATATGACCTTAGGAACCAATGAAAGTAATAAAGAGTTTACACAAGGCCACTGATTTGGACAAAAAGTCCATGGAGGTGACAAAAACTTCGTGAAGGAAAATTGTCCTTAAGTTCACTCCCTTGGTCCCTATAAAGTAACAATGGACTGCCTTTTATTATACATTAAAAGATGGCCCTCCAAAACTGAATAGgccttgatatcttttttttttttttaagattttatttatttatcagagagagaggggggagagagtgagcacaggcagacagaatggcaggcagaggcagagggagaagcaggctccctgctgagcaaggagcccgatgtgggactcgatcccaggacgctgggatcatgacctgagccgaaggcagctgcctaaccaactgagccacccaggcgtccctaggccTTGATATCTTGACTGTAGTTACAGAAACCAAAAATTGGAGGAATGCCTCCTAACGGGACCCAATGGTTATATGGCTCTGACTCATGTTCATGGCTTCCCCTAGGCTGGATAGCCACTGTACTCTGGGTTTTGCCTAGAATCAGGGATGCATTATTAAAACCATTACCAACCTGGCCGACCttccaaaatttaaaacagtGGTGAATTCGTTCTGTCTCATTGGTATGATAAACTAACATCCACTTTTATTCCCCCTTTGGGACTAGAGGATGTTTGGCACATGGATGCTCTTACTAAGTACATGGTCAGCCCTAAATAACCCTCAAAGTAACATTTCTCTATTAAAATGCTATGGTAATACAAATGTGTAAAGCAGCTTTACAAAATAGAATGGCATTGGATGTTTTAACTGATATACAAGGTAGAAGTTGTGctatcacaaaaacaaaatactatgtttatgttccagattatcacaaaatatttatgtTCCAGATTATCACAAAATGTGACTTACTCAAGTTAGCACTTTGaacagtccctctctcctttaatAATTGATTAAACTCCCAGACTGAAAAAGGGTTTTTTTGTCAACTAGCAAAAAACTTATCtgaacttccttttctttttgttacactAATCATGTTTTGCTGTTCTCTCCAATGTCTCCTCACCTGGCATCAACTCCTTTGCGGCCATAACTTCCACAGATGATCCTGACCACTAACAGAGACACTGTCAGCattggattcagctgcctccttCTTTCATAATTCCCCTGCATATTCCTCAACTGACCAATATTGACCCATAAGTAGGGACAGCTCtatgcccctattcagcaggaagaagttacagaagatgagaccttccatcgtcaacaaccttaaagatttaagggtcatgCCCTTCCGCCGCGGGAGCCATTGGAGAGTTGCAGCCATGGCTCTGCGCTACCCTATGGCCGTGGGCCTCAACAAGGGCCACAAAGTGACCAAGAACGTGAGCAAGCCAAGGCACAGCCGCCGCCGCGGGCGCCTCACCAAGCACACCAAGTTCCTGCGGGACATGATCCGAGAGGTGTGCGGCTTCGCCCCCTACGAGCGGCGGGCCATGGAGCTGCTCAAGGAGTGCAAGGACAAGCGCGCCCTCAAGTTCATCAAGAAAAGGGTGGGGACGCACATCCACGCCAAGAGGGAGCAAGAGGAGCTGAGCAACGTCCTCGCCACCATGAGGAAAGCGGCGGCCAAGAAGGATTGAGCCCCCTGCCCATCTGTAATAAAGcgtttttggggaaaaaaaaaaaaaaaaagatttaaggatcaaaattgttcaggggggaaatgatgagggaacagaaggctggctgaggacaaagcaaaagccgACACCCTGCATCCCCACcgccactcctgggtgggacatatgtgacattctttagggaTCTTCCACCTCTctttaatgttaataccttgctagagggaaaaatgaCCTTGACAATGACAAGATCTCTGGTATCTGGTATCTTGTAGGTGTTCCATTGaaatctcccttttccttaccttcccCAACCCCACAGTACATGACCTGacacccctcacaaccctgggcagcagctcttcctgcccacgggtcctgtccctatgcttattaaaccaccattttgcaccaaagatgtctcaagaattctttcttggtcatcggctccagacctcaccccatcGAATCTCACTCATATTCTAAGACTTCATCAATAGGAACCAATTTTAATAAGATCTTAGAAGAAGTTCAAGCTCTCCCAACCTCATTCTCTGTCACAGCTGTGAGCGAGATACACCTACAGAATTCAGAGCTCCCCCTGGCTATGAGCACCCACCCTGCAAGCCACAGTCTCCCTCCCCAAGGCAAGAAAAATCTAAGAGAGTCAACAGCCTCAGGCAGCCCAGTGATCAGAACTCACACACATCAGGGCCTGCTGCTTGTGATAGACAGTCCCTCCAGTGGTTTGATCTGACAGAGCCAGGGCCTTGCCATCTAGACCCATGAGTCACACCTGAACAATTTCTGCCTTAGCCACTCAAATCCACAAACACTGACGGAGCCCCAGCGATACACTCTGCCACTGTGTGTTCAAAATCTAGGAGATTTTtagcaaaaatctttaaaatctattgGCTAACCCTACAATTACAGTAAGCCATAATAAGGGATATGGTAAAGGTGAATAGAGGCTGTCCCCAGAAGTATAGCTGCAGCTGCGGAAGGAAGCATGAGGAAATCTTCCAGGAGGAGGATGCCTGAAAGGAGAGATGGAAGTGAGCCCGCAGGGTGGGTCGAAGACAGTTTCTGCAAAAGCACAAGACATATACATAGTGCTTCCCGGACATCAGTGTAAACATAAATCATTGGAGCAGTTTGTTAAAATGCAAGTTTATATTTAAGAGGGTGAAATAGGGcctgaaattctgcatttctaacaaactcaGGTATGCGAATGCTGCTGGCAGGAAGACCACCTTTGCTGGACAGAGAACCACATTTTGAGTATCCAGGGGCTACAGCAGTCCGTTTCTGAGCTTAACTGCATAGTGAAATCACCTGGagactttttaaaagtactgatGCCTGGCTCCACCCCAGATATGCTGATATCATGGGTACAGGATGCCCAGAATCACAACCTgggcatcaggattttttttgAAGTCTCCCCCGGTGGTCCCGCAATGCAACAACATTTGGTATTCAAAGGACCAAAAGAGGGGAATGTAACATGAAATCAGCACGTGCCAATCATGAAGAATCCCCCCACTGCAATTTCCACACTAAGTAGTTTggatacatatatagatataaagaGAGATACAAAtgaatagatagatacatagatcaatctTGCTGCCTGCTAAGATCTCACTTCTTGTATAGCTAATAGACATCTCAAAACTACTATGTAAAAATACAAACTCCTGAATCTCACCCAGCCCACCAAAAAAGCTGTTTCTCCATTAGTCTTTCCCAAGTCAGCAAGTctcagctacacacacacacacacacacacacacaccccaaacaggTGATCTCAGGGCGATCCTTGAATCCCACACCTCACATCTGAAATGGCAGCAAATCCTGTTGATTCTATTCTCAAAACAGATCAGAATTGTCTGGGATCTCTTCTAAATAATATGCTAGGCAGAATTGAGTGGTTTACAGAGGACTGAAAACTACTCCTAAATTAATAATCTGTTTGAAGGTGGAGGAACTTATGAAATTGTTCTCTCAATATTTATATACCCAAAGCTTTCCACTGTGAAAAGTTGACATCTATATTTGCACCATCTTTATCACCACCTCGATTGCCTACGCTACCACCAATTCTCACATTGAAAATGCTCCTTAATCGCCTCCAAACCCCTCTCTAATGGGCTTTGCCTGTTTCTGTCTGGTCTCAACAAAGTATCGGTTTAGGCAAGTTCACGCTGCTCTATGGCTCCAAACTCTCCAATGGCTTCCCAGCCCGCTCATGGGGAAAAACCCCAAAACATCACAACAGACCATAATTTGTTCCATCCCTGCTCCTGTTTCTTCCTACCTCTTTGATCTTATTTCCTATTCATTTCTCCCTTCCAAACACATAAGccttcttactttttctttaaatcatgAGGCACATCTCCTCTTTACTTCTGCACCTGGAATGCTCAGCCCTCGGATATCTGCAAGGCCTGTGCTCACCTCCTTCAGGTCCTCACTGAAATACCATTTCTGTGAGATTTCCCTGACTTCCCTATTTTCAATGTAAAATCCTCCCTCTAACACTTCTTTCCCTATTTTATGTTTCATACATACCTCTCCTGAGCTATGTAATATTGGTTTTAAATATCAATTGAGTTATTTCTATCACCTCTTAGGGATTCCTATCCTGCCCTACTACCGccaactagaatgtaagctccacaaAGACAatgatctttgttttgttcacccTCTGAGTTCCAAGCCCCTTAAGCATATTGCCTGGTAGATGACAGGTGCTCTATAATATTCGTGGACTGACTGACTGTGTCAAGTCATCAACTAACATTTGTCCTGGCCATCTTGGATGAGAGACTTCTACTCCATTTAAAGTACTCGCTACAGTGTGCCACGATGTTGATAAATGGTAGCTCTTTTTATAACACATATTTCCCTATACCAAGCATTGGCAAACTTTTTTTATCTAAAGGACCAGCTTTTCAATAGGAATCATACAATCTCTGTTACAACTATGTGTGGCCCAAAACGGGATATACACAGCAGCTAAGTTAAAGGACATGGttatgttccagtaaaactttatttacagatttggcccatgggctaAAATCTGGCAGTCCCTGCTTTAGAGCAGAACTTCCCAGTTTTGTTACTGAGGTATATATAAAAGGATTGCCTATCTCATGTTAAGCAATGCAaccaaaagcagaagaaataaccAAATCcctcaaaatagatgaaataacTTCAAAACAATAAAGGACAGATGTAACCAATTCACTAAAGATTTATTAAGgcacgtggatggagctagagtgtattatgctaagtgaaataagtcagtcagagaaagacaaatatatttaactcgtatgtggaattttttaaaagattatttatttatttatttgagagagagagagagagatcacaactaagcagacaggtaggcagagggatgggggaaagctccccgctgagctgggagcccaatgcagggctcgatcccaaaaccctgagatcatgacctgagctgaaggcagaggtttaacccactgagccacccaggtgcccctcacatgtggaatttaagaaacaaaacaaatcggggcacctgggtggctcagtggattaagccgctgccttcggctcaggtcatgatctcagggtcctgggatcgagtcccgcatcgggctctctgctcagcagggggcctgcttcccccccccctctgcctgcctctctgtctactgtgatctctatctgtcaaataaataaataaaatcttaaaaaaaaaaaaagaaacaaaacaaatggatatagggaaagagatggaaaaacaaaataagataaaaacatagagagaagcaaaccataatAGAACTGACGAAAGCtgaagaggaggtggggaggatgggctaagtgggtgatgggcattaaggagggcacttgttgcgatgaagcactgggtattatatgtaagtgattaatcactaaattctactcctgaaaccaataccacactatatgttaactaacttgaatttaaattaaaaaaaaaaaaacagattaaagcATTTGGCATAATTTAATAgcattttgtatttcttataaacagtggtgcaaggggcacctgggcgcctCAGtcaagcatatgactcttggtttccgctcaggtcatgatctcttgggttgtgggatcaagccctgtgcagggctccatACCTGGCGGGGAGTTggcttgaagagtctctccctctgcccctcccctcactctatttctacccctttctctctctctctctcaaataagtaagtcagtcttataaataaataaataaacaaacaaacagtggtGCATCTGACAGTTGTTAAATTTTCGTGAAATACAgtaaattctttcctgcttggaaTACCTAGAATAGTTAGTATTTCCTGCACCTTGATTGACATAATGTACATTCATCTAGCCTGCTTAGATGAATTTTCCCATACTCTATCTCTAGTATTCTCCTGATCTATCAGTAAATTAACAAGGATAGACAGATTACTTGCTTTTTTGAAACAAGTTTAATTCCTAAGATCATCTTAATCAACATAATTGTTAATATaattgtttaaaattaatttaatttaccaGGTTTATAAATCTTTGTAGGACAGTGAGCCAATTCAGATGATCTATTTTATGGAATAtctctatctatttatttttttcagtcaaGACTATTTGACCATCTGtagatttcttgtttttctctggcGGGCTCAGTGATCTAAAATGTAGCTTCTTTCGATATTAGGAAAAGTATCCTTTATCAATAAAGAAGCAGATT harbors:
- the LOC131825826 gene encoding large ribosomal subunit protein eL36-like, with translation MPLFSRKKLQKMRPSIVNNLKDLRVMPFRRGSHWRVAAMALRYPMAVGLNKGHKVTKNVSKPRHSRRRGRLTKHTKFLRDMIREVCGFAPYERRAMELLKECKDKRALKFIKKRVGTHIHAKREQEELSNVLATMRKAAAKKD